In Blautia wexlerae DSM 19850, a single window of DNA contains:
- a CDS encoding BlaI/MecI/CopY family transcriptional regulator produces MVRNAMSATEFYILQYLWTRETPATFSEIMVHFNEEEKKAWKKQTVNTFLSRLAQKGFLNIDKSGKRAIYIPSVTSKKFYENYAQEIVKDSYNGAIKDFIAAFTAGNKLSAAEKAELLSYIQTL; encoded by the coding sequence ATGGTACGAAATGCAATGAGCGCAACAGAATTTTATATTTTACAATATTTATGGACCAGAGAAACACCTGCAACTTTTTCTGAGATTATGGTTCACTTTAATGAGGAAGAAAAGAAAGCATGGAAGAAACAGACAGTAAACACATTTCTTTCCCGTCTGGCACAGAAGGGCTTTTTGAATATTGACAAGAGCGGAAAAAGAGCTATCTATATTCCATCTGTCACCTCAAAGAAATTCTATGAAAATTATGCCCAGGAGATTGTAAAGGATTCTTACAACGGAGCCATCAAAGATTTCATCGCTGCATTTACAGCAGGAAATAAATTAAGCGCAGCTGAGAAAGCTGAATTATTATCTTATATCCAGACACTTTAA
- the pth gene encoding aminoacyl-tRNA hydrolase, protein MYLVVGLGNPGKQYEATRHNMGFDTVDRLVEDYNVPQGGVKFNAMYGKTMIGGEKVILMKPLSFMNLSGGPVREMANYFKIDPESELIVIYDDIDLEPGQLRIRKQGSAGGHNGIKDIIRQLGTEKFLRIKVGVGAKPKGWDLADHVLGRFSTEDRKLVDEAIAKAAKAVDIIISQGTDAAMNEYNRKVPVQK, encoded by the coding sequence ATGTATTTAGTAGTTGGCCTGGGAAATCCCGGGAAACAGTATGAAGCAACACGCCACAATATGGGATTTGATACCGTTGACCGTCTGGTAGAGGATTACAATGTCCCTCAGGGTGGTGTGAAATTTAATGCCATGTACGGTAAAACCATGATCGGTGGAGAGAAAGTGATTCTTATGAAGCCGCTTTCTTTTATGAACCTGAGTGGCGGTCCTGTTCGTGAGATGGCGAATTATTTTAAAATTGATCCGGAATCAGAGCTTATTGTTATTTATGATGATATTGATCTGGAGCCCGGGCAGCTTCGCATCCGCAAGCAGGGAAGTGCGGGTGGACATAACGGGATCAAAGATATTATCCGCCAGCTTGGCACAGAGAAATTTCTCCGTATCAAAGTAGGAGTTGGTGCAAAGCCGAAGGGATGGGATCTGGCAGATCATGTACTTGGCAGATTTTCCACAGAAGACAGGAAACTTGTGGATGAAGCAATAGCAAAGGCGGCAAAGGCTGTGGATATCATAATCTCACAGGGTACAGATGCAGCCATGAACGAATATAACAGAAAAGTACCTGTACAGAAATAA
- the nikC gene encoding nickel transporter permease produces MKLAKVFKENKQFTLFSILALVVVGVAVFAPQIAPYDPLDAVMLESLQAPSSAHPFGTDKLGRDLLSRVIFGTRTSLIMTLCLVAVIFVIGTFLGVIAGYFGGIVDGVIMRIADMMISFPGLVLAIAIAGMLGPNLVNAVISIAAVSWTKYARLARSMVLRVKKNLYIEAAVVNGTRTWKILLVHVLPNMVTQMVVTAAADIGTMMLELASLSFLGFGATAPTPEWGLMLNEGRTYMAKAPWLMIYPGIAIVICVVIFNMLGDSIRDVLDPRQE; encoded by the coding sequence TTGAAGTTAGCGAAAGTATTTAAAGAAAATAAGCAGTTTACTCTTTTTTCGATACTGGCGTTGGTCGTAGTCGGTGTGGCTGTGTTTGCCCCACAGATCGCACCCTACGACCCGCTGGATGCAGTGATGCTGGAATCACTTCAGGCTCCAAGTTCTGCACATCCCTTTGGGACAGATAAGCTGGGACGTGATCTGTTATCACGAGTTATTTTTGGAACCAGAACTTCTCTGATCATGACCTTATGTCTGGTGGCAGTTATCTTTGTGATCGGTACATTTCTTGGAGTGATCGCCGGATACTTCGGAGGAATCGTGGACGGTGTGATCATGCGTATCGCAGATATGATGATCTCTTTCCCCGGTCTGGTGCTTGCAATCGCAATCGCCGGTATGCTGGGACCAAACCTTGTGAATGCCGTTATCTCCATTGCAGCGGTAAGTTGGACCAAATATGCCCGTCTTGCACGAAGCATGGTACTGAGAGTAAAGAAGAACCTTTATATTGAAGCAGCAGTCGTAAACGGAACCAGGACATGGAAGATCCTGCTGGTACATGTTCTTCCGAACATGGTTACTCAGATGGTAGTAACTGCAGCAGCAGATATCGGAACCATGATGCTGGAACTGGCATCCTTATCCTTCCTTGGTTTTGGTGCTACAGCGCCGACACCGGAATGGGGACTGATGCTGAACGAGGGAAGAACTTACATGGCAAAAGCACCATGGCTGATGATCTACCCAGGTATCGCGATTGTAATCTGCGTAGTTATCTTCAACATGCTTGGTGACAGCATCCGTGACGTTCTTGACCCAAGACAGGAGTAA
- a CDS encoding HAD family hydrolase, with the protein MENNRKLLFFDIDKTLLTPYPWTVPDSAKQALKEARYNGHLLFINSGRTYTMIPEIIKEMGFDGYVCGCGSQIYMNEELLFSSSIPNPLCRKTTELLRECRIPAFFERPDKILYDSNSCAVPETVQKLKAEVIVEDLALYPPETYNHFTFDKFLAFPSADSDMETFRKFADEHFLCFIHEDKAWELTQKNLSKATGIRFLADRLGVPVKATYAFGDSTNDLLMLQFAGNSIAMGDSDPLILPHCTYQTTDIEDNGIANALKHFHLI; encoded by the coding sequence ATGGAGAATAATCGTAAACTCTTATTTTTTGACATTGACAAAACCCTGTTAACCCCTTACCCATGGACAGTTCCGGACAGTGCGAAACAGGCTTTAAAAGAAGCCCGCTATAATGGTCATCTCCTTTTCATCAATTCCGGACGTACCTATACAATGATTCCGGAAATCATTAAAGAAATGGGATTCGACGGCTATGTATGCGGATGCGGCAGCCAGATTTATATGAATGAAGAGCTTTTGTTTTCCAGTTCTATTCCAAATCCACTTTGCCGTAAAACAACAGAATTACTGCGGGAATGCAGAATTCCTGCGTTTTTTGAACGCCCGGATAAGATTTTATATGACAGCAATTCATGTGCTGTTCCTGAAACTGTTCAGAAGCTGAAAGCAGAAGTTATAGTAGAAGATCTGGCTCTCTACCCGCCCGAAACATACAACCATTTTACATTTGACAAGTTTCTGGCTTTTCCGTCTGCTGATTCTGATATGGAAACTTTCCGCAAATTTGCAGATGAACATTTTCTGTGTTTCATACATGAAGACAAGGCCTGGGAACTGACTCAGAAAAATCTCAGCAAAGCAACCGGAATCCGGTTTCTGGCAGACCGCCTTGGGGTTCCGGTCAAAGCCACCTATGCATTCGGCGACAGCACGAACGATCTTCTTATGCTGCAGTTCGCCGGAAACAGCATCGCAATGGGCGACTCGGATCCCCTGATCCTGCCTCACTGCACTTACCAGACAACCGATATAGAGGACAACGGAATTGCCAATGCTTTGAAGCATTTCCATCTCATTTAG
- a CDS encoding DUF4317 domain-containing protein, translating to MNKKEISEIKKQFTPENCSLTRICGCYVDGEKNKKTELKEAFLSLSEEEMFKYFEIFRKSLSGTIGKNLMNMEFPLEQETEGGTQHFLMKLRESKLTDDALVESFYDKIIENYDYPENYYIILIHGVYDIPGKSSDGAEMFDASDEIYEHIMCCICPVKLSKAGLCYNAETNSIQDRIRDWIVELPDVAFLFPQFNDRSTDIHGVLYYSKNANELRDIFIDELLGCTAPLSAGGQRDSFNALVEDTLGDDCRYDTVLSIHEKLNDLIESQKDEPEPVVLTKSEVKRLFEECGVEDEKLQSFDEQYEITAGEKSSLVASNITNTKRFEIKTPDVVVHVDPERADLVETRVIDGRKCLVIPMEGEVELNGIRVHTGNENPSDDEFYDNTDTETEETSDGE from the coding sequence ATGAACAAAAAAGAAATTTCTGAAATCAAGAAACAGTTCACTCCCGAGAACTGTTCTCTCACCCGCATCTGCGGATGTTACGTTGACGGAGAAAAGAATAAAAAAACCGAACTGAAAGAAGCATTTCTCTCTTTATCAGAAGAAGAAATGTTCAAATACTTTGAAATTTTCCGCAAATCCCTTTCCGGAACAATAGGAAAAAATCTGATGAACATGGAATTTCCTCTCGAGCAGGAAACTGAGGGCGGAACTCAACATTTTCTTATGAAACTGAGAGAAAGCAAACTGACCGATGATGCACTGGTAGAAAGTTTCTACGATAAGATCATTGAAAACTATGATTATCCCGAAAACTACTACATCATCCTGATCCATGGAGTATATGATATCCCCGGAAAGTCTTCCGACGGTGCAGAAATGTTTGATGCATCTGATGAGATTTATGAGCACATCATGTGCTGTATCTGTCCTGTAAAACTCTCTAAGGCAGGTCTTTGCTACAATGCCGAAACCAACAGCATCCAGGACCGTATCCGCGACTGGATCGTGGAACTTCCGGATGTTGCTTTCCTTTTCCCGCAGTTTAACGACCGCAGCACTGACATCCATGGTGTCCTTTATTATAGTAAAAATGCAAACGAGCTTCGGGATATTTTTATCGATGAACTGCTTGGATGTACAGCACCTCTTTCTGCAGGAGGACAGCGTGATTCCTTTAACGCACTGGTTGAAGATACTCTGGGCGACGACTGCAGATATGACACTGTATTAAGCATTCACGAGAAATTAAACGACCTGATCGAATCACAGAAGGATGAGCCGGAACCTGTAGTTCTGACCAAATCTGAGGTAAAACGCCTCTTTGAAGAATGCGGCGTAGAAGATGAAAAACTACAGTCATTTGATGAACAATACGAGATCACAGCCGGGGAAAAATCCTCTCTGGTCGCTTCCAACATCACCAATACAAAAAGATTCGAGATCAAAACCCCGGATGTTGTAGTCCACGTAGATCCTGAACGTGCCGATCTTGTGGAAACACGCGTAATTGACGGACGCAAGTGCCTTGTGATTCCAATGGAAGGCGAAGTTGAACTGAACGGAATCCGCGTACATACAGGAAATGAAAATCCTTCTGATGACGAATTTTATGACAATACAGATACTGAGACAGAGGAGACATCTGATGGAGAATAA
- the nikB gene encoding nickel ABC transporter permease: MTKKQIGKRFLQILIVLFGISFLTFGLTYLSPGDPAEIMLTECGNLPTPELLEQTRHELGLDQPFLVQYGTWLKGVLTGDMGQSYSFKMPVVQKLVSCFWPTLKMSLLALLMMIVISIPLGILAAVYQNKFPDYFVRGITFIGVSVPSFWLGLILLSIFGVQLRWVNVAGGSTDLKAMILPSLTLALAMSAKYTRQVRSAVLEELHQDYVTGARMRGIKESVILWRHVLPNVMLPLVTLLGLSLGSLLGGTAVVEIIYNWPGMGNMAVKAISCRDYPLVQGYVLWIAILYMCINLLVDLSYTYLDPRLKEDR, translated from the coding sequence TTGACGAAAAAACAAATCGGGAAAAGATTTCTGCAGATTCTGATCGTCCTGTTTGGTATCAGCTTTCTAACCTTTGGACTGACTTATCTGTCTCCTGGTGATCCGGCTGAGATCATGCTGACAGAGTGCGGTAATCTTCCCACACCAGAGCTTCTGGAACAGACAAGGCATGAGCTGGGACTTGACCAGCCCTTTCTTGTGCAGTATGGAACCTGGCTGAAGGGTGTACTTACCGGAGATATGGGACAGTCCTATTCCTTTAAGATGCCGGTAGTACAGAAACTTGTATCCTGTTTCTGGCCAACCCTGAAGATGTCTCTGCTGGCACTGCTTATGATGATCGTGATTTCCATTCCGCTGGGAATCCTGGCAGCAGTGTATCAGAACAAATTCCCGGATTACTTTGTAAGAGGAATTACTTTTATCGGGGTATCCGTACCAAGCTTCTGGCTTGGCCTGATCTTACTGAGTATCTTCGGTGTACAGCTTCGCTGGGTAAATGTAGCAGGAGGAAGTACTGATCTGAAGGCTATGATCCTGCCGTCACTTACGTTGGCGCTTGCCATGTCTGCCAAATATACCAGACAGGTGAGAAGTGCGGTTCTGGAGGAGCTTCATCAGGATTATGTAACAGGTGCACGTATGAGAGGTATCAAGGAGAGTGTGATTTTATGGAGACATGTTCTTCCAAATGTAATGCTTCCGCTGGTAACTCTGCTTGGACTTTCCCTGGGAAGTCTTCTTGGCGGTACTGCAGTCGTTGAAATCATCTATAACTGGCCGGGTATGGGAAATATGGCAGTCAAAGCAATCTCCTGTCGCGATTATCCGCTGGTTCAGGGATATGTACTGTGGATCGCTATCCTGTATATGTGTATCAATCTGCTTGTGGATCTGTCCTATACTTATCTGGATCCAAGACTTAAGGAGGATAGATAA
- the mfd gene encoding transcription-repair coupling factor — MKAFLTPLQGLAEFEQIKEKSKTNKGILQVSGCMESQKSHLMYGLSGIAPYRLILAEDERRAREIYEDYRFYDRKVYSYPAKDLLFFQADIHGNLLIRQRMKVIKALLEEKELTVVTSIDGCMDFLESLEKIKEQLIHYESDSTIDTEQLKNQLVALGYERVGQVEMPGQFSVRGDIVDIYCLTEENPWRIELWGDEIDSIRSFDPESQRSLENLEELTIYPAVEHIGDKDMVSFLDYFPEERTIIFLDEPNRLTEKGGAVEEEYRQSRMHREEKGSRNLPENWLCSFEQLQKELNKRNCISVCALEPKQAGWKVREKFYLEVKSISAYNNSFELLVKDLHQYKKQGYRIALLSGSRTRAERLAKDLQEEGLAAFYGQDYDREICPGEIMVVYGHAKKGFEYPLIKFAVMTESDIFGQEQKKKKKKNYSGSRIQDFAELSIGDFVVHEKHGLGIYRGIEKVEVDRIVKDYIKIEYRGGSNLYIPATQLDCLQKYSGADASKAPKLNKLGTQEWNKTKSKVRGAVKNIAKELVELYAVRQEKEGYVCGPDTVWQREFEEMFPYEETEDQLSAIEDAKRDMESTRIMDRLICGDVGYGKTEVALRAAFKEVQESRQVAYLAPTTILAQQIYNTFVQRMKEFPVRVELLCRFRTPAQQKKAIEDLKKGQVDVIIGTHRILSKDVQFKNLGLLIVDEEQRFGVTHKEKIKQLKKDVDVLTLTATPIPRTLHMSLIGIRDMSVLEEPPMDRMPIQTYVMEYDEETVREAINRELRRGGQVYYVYNRVTDIADVALRIAKLVPDARVDFAHGQMSERELENVMYSFVNGDIDVLVSTTIIETGLDISNVNTMIIHDSDRYGLSQLYQLRGRIGRSNRTAYAFLMYRKNVMLKETAEKRLAAIREYTDLGSGFKIAMRDLELRGAGNLLGAQQHGHMNAVGYDLYCKMLNEAVKEAKGIHTMEDFETSVDLNVDAYIPDSYISNEFQKLDIYKRIAGIETQQDYDDMLEELLDRFGEPGKAVLNLLAIAKLKAIAHQGYVTEIKQTGKTVRFTLYEKARLNTEGFPALMQKYRRGLQFKNEQEPKFILEPQGNLILALTEFAEELKSMAENM, encoded by the coding sequence ATGAAAGCATTTTTAACACCTCTGCAGGGGCTTGCAGAGTTTGAACAGATTAAAGAAAAAAGCAAAACGAATAAGGGAATCCTGCAGGTTTCGGGGTGTATGGAATCGCAGAAATCTCATCTGATGTACGGACTTTCCGGGATTGCGCCTTATCGTCTGATCCTGGCGGAGGACGAACGCCGCGCCAGAGAAATTTATGAAGATTACAGATTTTATGACAGAAAAGTGTATTCTTATCCTGCGAAAGATCTTCTGTTCTTTCAGGCAGATATCCATGGAAATCTGCTGATACGTCAGAGGATGAAGGTCATTAAGGCATTACTGGAAGAGAAAGAACTGACAGTTGTTACAAGTATTGACGGATGTATGGATTTTCTGGAATCTCTGGAAAAGATAAAAGAACAGCTGATTCATTACGAAAGTGACAGCACCATAGACACAGAACAGCTGAAGAACCAGCTGGTGGCTTTAGGTTACGAGCGGGTAGGACAGGTGGAAATGCCGGGGCAGTTCTCTGTGCGTGGCGATATTGTGGATATTTACTGTCTCACTGAGGAAAATCCATGGAGAATCGAGCTTTGGGGAGATGAGATTGATTCTATCCGGAGTTTTGATCCGGAGAGTCAGCGTTCTCTGGAAAATCTGGAAGAACTTACGATCTATCCGGCGGTGGAGCATATAGGGGACAAGGATATGGTTTCCTTCCTGGATTATTTTCCGGAGGAAAGAACCATAATCTTTCTGGATGAACCAAACCGACTGACTGAGAAAGGCGGGGCTGTAGAAGAAGAGTACAGACAGAGCCGTATGCACAGAGAGGAAAAAGGCAGCCGGAATCTGCCGGAAAACTGGCTTTGTTCTTTTGAACAGCTTCAAAAAGAACTGAATAAACGCAATTGTATTTCTGTATGTGCGCTGGAACCGAAACAGGCAGGCTGGAAAGTGCGGGAGAAATTTTACCTGGAGGTAAAATCAATCAGCGCTTATAACAACAGTTTTGAACTTCTGGTAAAAGATCTTCATCAGTATAAGAAACAGGGATACAGGATCGCGTTGCTTTCCGGTTCCCGCACAAGGGCCGAGAGGCTGGCAAAGGATCTTCAGGAAGAGGGACTGGCAGCCTTTTATGGACAAGATTATGACAGGGAGATCTGTCCGGGCGAGATCATGGTGGTTTATGGCCATGCAAAGAAGGGCTTTGAATACCCGTTGATCAAGTTTGCGGTAATGACAGAATCTGACATTTTTGGACAGGAACAGAAGAAAAAGAAGAAAAAAAATTACAGTGGAAGCCGTATTCAGGATTTTGCGGAGCTTTCTATCGGCGATTTTGTTGTCCATGAAAAGCATGGTCTTGGTATTTACCGAGGAATTGAAAAAGTTGAAGTAGACAGGATCGTTAAAGATTATATTAAAATTGAATACAGAGGCGGAAGCAATCTCTATATTCCTGCTACTCAGCTTGACTGTCTGCAGAAATATTCAGGGGCAGATGCTTCAAAGGCTCCGAAGCTGAACAAACTTGGTACTCAGGAGTGGAATAAAACAAAGAGCAAGGTTCGTGGGGCAGTTAAAAATATTGCAAAAGAACTGGTAGAGCTTTATGCAGTGCGTCAGGAAAAGGAAGGATATGTCTGTGGTCCTGATACTGTATGGCAGAGAGAATTTGAAGAAATGTTTCCATATGAAGAGACAGAGGATCAGCTCAGTGCTATTGAGGATGCCAAACGTGATATGGAGAGTACCAGGATTATGGACCGGCTTATCTGCGGGGATGTGGGATACGGCAAAACAGAAGTGGCGCTGCGTGCCGCATTTAAGGAAGTACAGGAGAGCAGACAGGTAGCTTATCTTGCACCTACAACGATCCTTGCGCAGCAGATTTATAATACCTTTGTGCAGAGGATGAAGGAATTTCCGGTACGTGTGGAACTGTTGTGCAGATTCCGGACCCCGGCACAACAGAAGAAGGCAATCGAAGATCTGAAAAAAGGTCAGGTGGATGTGATCATTGGAACGCACAGAATCCTTTCCAAAGACGTACAGTTCAAAAATCTTGGCCTGTTGATCGTTGATGAGGAACAGCGGTTTGGAGTTACGCATAAGGAAAAAATCAAGCAGTTAAAGAAGGATGTGGATGTCCTTACACTGACTGCAACGCCCATTCCCCGTACTCTTCATATGAGCCTGATCGGAATCCGGGATATGAGTGTCCTGGAGGAGCCTCCTATGGACAGAATGCCGATCCAGACATATGTTATGGAATATGATGAAGAGACAGTCCGAGAGGCTATCAACAGGGAATTGCGCAGAGGCGGACAGGTTTATTATGTTTATAATCGAGTGACGGATATTGCAGATGTTGCCCTGCGTATTGCGAAGCTGGTGCCGGACGCAAGGGTGGATTTTGCTCATGGCCAGATGAGTGAGAGGGAACTGGAGAATGTGATGTATTCCTTTGTAAACGGGGATATTGATGTGCTGGTTTCCACCACGATCATTGAGACAGGGCTGGATATTTCCAATGTAAATACTATGATTATCCATGATTCAGACAGATACGGGCTTTCTCAGCTTTATCAGCTTCGGGGAAGGATCGGGCGTTCCAACAGAACTGCCTATGCGTTTCTGATGTACAGAAAGAATGTGATGCTGAAGGAGACGGCTGAGAAGCGTCTGGCTGCGATCCGCGAGTATACGGATCTGGGAAGCGGATTTAAGATTGCAATGAGAGATCTGGAACTTCGAGGTGCCGGAAATCTGCTGGGTGCGCAGCAACATGGACATATGAATGCGGTTGGATATGATCTTTATTGTAAGATGCTCAATGAAGCAGTGAAAGAGGCGAAGGGTATTCATACAATGGAGGATTTCGAGACATCGGTTGATCTGAATGTTGATGCGTATATTCCTGATTCCTACATCAGTAATGAATTTCAGAAGCTGGATATTTATAAAAGAATTGCGGGGATTGAGACACAACAGGATTATGATGATATGCTGGAAGAACTTCTGGACCGTTTCGGAGAACCCGGAAAGGCAGTGCTGAATCTTCTGGCGATTGCGAAGTTAAAGGCGATTGCTCATCAGGGGTACGTAACGGAAATAAAGCAGACTGGAAAAACAGTCCGGTTTACCCTTTATGAGAAAGCAAGGCTGAATACAGAAGGCTTTCCGGCTCTTATGCAGAAATACAGAAGAGGTCTGCAGTTTAAGAATGAGCAGGAACCGAAATTTATCCTGGAACCACAGGGGAATCTGATCCTGGCATTGACGGAATTTGCAGAGGAACTTAAGAGCATGGCGGAAAATATGTGA
- a CDS encoding peptidylprolyl isomerase translates to MKKMVKRTAVVTLAGVMSVGMLSGCGSKTLDGTKTVATVDGTDIPLGVVSLYAREQQQQTTTMYLNYMGSADNIWDQTAGDDSDETYGDQAVTSSLESVEKMYILKEKAADYNIELTDDDEAAIADAASQFMAANSEETIKELAVTEDQVKTLLELQTIQKKMYDPVVAEGKITVSDDEANQTTFTYVSISTSGDDITDEEKKTKKEQAQEILDKMKEDPTADMSEIAKGVDDSYSAVQGNFTTKESEDEDEDSGSEAYPDEVLKVLRGLKDGEVADNIIETDTGYYVVRLDKINDEDATASKRESLQNSKESTYFTDTTAKWLDEADVKVVKKVIKTLKITDKHTFMAPTPTPVPETPTPEVTEEATPTPETEEVTETPAAEDTDVTETPAAEEEAAETTETPEATPTEAAK, encoded by the coding sequence ATGAAAAAAATGGTAAAGAGAACAGCCGTTGTGACACTGGCAGGTGTGATGTCAGTTGGTATGCTTTCCGGCTGTGGAAGTAAAACATTAGATGGAACAAAGACAGTGGCTACTGTTGACGGAACAGATATTCCGCTTGGAGTTGTAAGTCTTTATGCCCGCGAACAACAACAGCAGACAACAACCATGTATTTAAATTATATGGGAAGTGCAGATAATATCTGGGATCAGACAGCAGGTGATGATTCAGATGAGACTTATGGTGATCAGGCAGTGACAAGCAGTCTGGAGTCGGTTGAGAAGATGTATATTCTCAAAGAGAAGGCTGCGGATTATAACATAGAGCTTACAGATGATGATGAAGCAGCGATCGCAGATGCAGCATCACAGTTTATGGCTGCAAACAGTGAAGAGACAATTAAGGAACTTGCGGTAACGGAAGATCAGGTAAAAACACTTCTGGAGCTTCAGACAATTCAGAAAAAGATGTATGATCCGGTTGTAGCAGAAGGAAAGATCACAGTTTCTGATGATGAAGCGAATCAGACAACCTTCACTTATGTAAGTATCTCTACAAGCGGTGATGATATAACTGATGAGGAGAAAAAGACTAAGAAAGAACAGGCTCAGGAGATTCTGGATAAGATGAAAGAGGATCCTACAGCAGATATGAGTGAGATTGCCAAGGGTGTAGATGACAGTTATTCTGCAGTACAGGGTAATTTTACAACCAAAGAGAGCGAAGACGAGGATGAAGATTCCGGCAGCGAGGCATATCCGGATGAGGTTTTGAAGGTTCTGAGAGGACTGAAAGACGGAGAAGTTGCAGACAATATTATTGAGACTGACACAGGATACTATGTAGTAAGACTTGACAAGATCAATGATGAAGATGCCACAGCTTCCAAGCGAGAATCTCTTCAGAATTCCAAAGAAAGTACCTATTTTACAGATACAACTGCTAAATGGCTGGATGAGGCAGATGTAAAGGTAGTTAAGAAAGTCATTAAGACACTTAAGATTACTGACAAACATACCTTCATGGCACCGACTCCTACCCCGGTTCCGGAAACACCGACACCTGAAGTGACAGAAGAGGCAACTCCAACACCGGAAACAGAGGAAGTTACAGAAACACCTGCAGCAGAAGATACAGATGTGACTGAGACACCTGCGGCAGAGGAAGAAGCAGCAGAAACTACTGAAACACCGGAAGCAACACCGACAGAAGCAGCTAAATAA
- a CDS encoding GNAT family N-acetyltransferase, translating to MESDNLYRVQEEDLPRLQKLLTVCFAQDPLYHTLIPDDDTRERLLPELFSCDLTEFFQTCEIYSDSSELNSILVVSDESEPYNFLHYCLTEARAALTTDGWLIKEDPSLKTFWNFIQGKDYLNSSWTDQLHQTERLHVIYLAVDPGHQHHGLAELLMDEVINYAQKHKMLISLETHNPNNVPIYEHFGFKTYGIVEKPHFDLKQYCMIREATV from the coding sequence ATGGAAAGTGATAATTTGTACAGAGTACAGGAAGAAGATTTACCACGATTACAGAAACTGTTAACGGTCTGTTTCGCACAGGATCCGCTGTATCATACCCTGATTCCTGATGATGACACCAGAGAAAGACTTCTGCCGGAGCTCTTTTCCTGCGATCTGACGGAGTTCTTTCAGACATGCGAAATTTATTCTGACAGCAGCGAACTGAACAGTATCCTGGTTGTTTCTGACGAAAGCGAACCTTACAATTTTCTGCACTACTGTCTCACAGAGGCCAGAGCTGCACTTACCACTGACGGATGGCTGATCAAAGAAGATCCAAGCCTGAAAACCTTCTGGAATTTCATTCAGGGCAAAGACTACCTGAACTCAAGCTGGACTGATCAGCTTCACCAGACAGAACGTCTCCATGTGATCTACCTTGCGGTAGACCCGGGACACCAGCATCATGGGCTGGCAGAACTTCTGATGGATGAAGTGATAAATTACGCCCAGAAACACAAGATGCTGATTTCTCTGGAAACCCATAATCCCAATAACGTTCCTATTTATGAACACTTCGGATTTAAAACATACGGGATAGTGGAAAAACCTCATTTTGATCTGAAACAATATTGCATGATCCGAGAGGCTACTGTATAA
- a CDS encoding nitroreductase family protein, with product MNETIKNLLERRSVRGYKEDLVPEEVLNEILEAGEYAPSGMGQQGTLMVVTQNPELVAKLSKMNADVMGTESNPFYGAPTVVVVFADSNMPTCVENGSLVMGNLMNAAHALGVDSCWIHRAREVFASEEGKALKAEWGVPESYVGIGHCVLGYRSGEYPKAKARKDGFVIRV from the coding sequence ATGAATGAAACAATAAAAAATCTTTTGGAACGAAGAAGTGTACGTGGTTATAAAGAAGATCTGGTGCCGGAAGAAGTGTTGAATGAAATTCTTGAAGCAGGGGAATACGCACCAAGCGGAATGGGACAACAGGGTACACTTATGGTAGTAACACAGAATCCGGAACTTGTTGCGAAGCTTTCTAAAATGAATGCGGATGTGATGGGGACTGAGAGTAATCCGTTCTATGGGGCACCGACAGTTGTTGTGGTCTTTGCAGACAGTAATATGCCTACATGTGTGGAAAATGGAAGTCTGGTTATGGGAAATCTGATGAATGCTGCTCATGCCCTTGGGGTTGATTCCTGCTGGATTCATCGTGCAAGAGAGGTGTTTGCTTCTGAAGAAGGAAAGGCATTGAAGGCAGAGTGGGGTGTGCCGGAGTCTTATGTTGGAATTGGTCATTGTGTGCTTGGTTATCGCTCCGGGGAATATCCGAAAGCGAAAGCGAGAAAAGACGGATTTGTGATCAGGGTGTGA
- a CDS encoding DUF6783 domain-containing protein, with the protein MFRNYHTCPDVKFIFLHPLKCVQKTNPANCNAHLAESIFQTHAKIIN; encoded by the coding sequence ATTTTCCGGAATTACCATACCTGTCCTGATGTCAAATTTATTTTTTTACATCCTCTAAAGTGTGTTCAAAAAACCAATCCTGCAAATTGTAACGCACATCTTGCGGAAAGCATTTTTCAAACACACGCTAAGATAATTAATTAA